From the genome of Papaver somniferum cultivar HN1 chromosome 2, ASM357369v1, whole genome shotgun sequence, one region includes:
- the LOC113353627 gene encoding uncharacterized protein LOC113353627 isoform X2 codes for MPGSGWFNHIYYVLYATFSYEQESPVLHGQDGNGDYTRIKVGRQSTGKTRRTESRSSISGQPGCIRYCAGSSIPASSSINGRDGDVTITNWSTERLVDIDSVQRSITYEIVDCNIGFKSYVSTMKVVPYNNGENDEDNGCLIEWSFVVDPIQGWELETLVSKFDSGLQRTASKIEATLNNKATNVSGWG; via the exons ATGCCTGGATCTGGATGGTTTAATCATATTTATTATGTCCTTTACGCCACGTTTTCTTATGAGCAAGAAAG TCCAGTACTACACGGCCAAGATGGTAATGGAGATTACACCAGAATCAAAGTGGGAAGGCAAAGTACAGGCAAAACTAGAAGGACCGAAAGCAGATCAA GTATTTCAGGCCAACCCGGTTGTATCCGTTATTGTGCTGGGTCGAGTATTCCAGCATCATCATCCATTAATGGCCGTGATGGTGATGTTACGATAACCAATTGGTCAACGGAGAGACTAGTTGATATCGACTCAGTTCAACGGAGTATAACTTATGAGATTGTAGACTGTAATATTGGGTTCAAGTCTTATGTTTCCACCATGAAAGTTGTACCTTATAATAATGGtgaaaatgatgaagataatgGTTGTTTGATTGAATGGTCATTCGTTGTTGACCCAATTCAAGGGTGGGAACTAGAAACTTTGGTTTCTAAGTTTGATTCTGGTTTGCAACGTACGGCATCAAagattgaagcaactcttaacaACAA AGCCACAAATGTTTCTGGATGGGGTTAA
- the LOC113353627 gene encoding uncharacterized protein LOC113353627 isoform X4 has translation MSFTPRFLMSKKVLHGQDGNGDYTRIKVGRQSTGKTRRTESRSSISGQPGCIRYCAGSSIPASSSINGRDGDVTITNWSTERLVDIDSVQRSITYEIVDCNIGFKSYVSTMKVVPYNNGENDEDNGCLIEWSFVVDPIQGWELETLVSKFDSGLQRTASKIEATLNNKATNVSGWG, from the exons ATGTCCTTTACGCCACGTTTTCTTATGAGCAAGAAAG TACTACACGGCCAAGATGGTAATGGAGATTACACCAGAATCAAAGTGGGAAGGCAAAGTACAGGCAAAACTAGAAGGACCGAAAGCAGATCAA GTATTTCAGGCCAACCCGGTTGTATCCGTTATTGTGCTGGGTCGAGTATTCCAGCATCATCATCCATTAATGGCCGTGATGGTGATGTTACGATAACCAATTGGTCAACGGAGAGACTAGTTGATATCGACTCAGTTCAACGGAGTATAACTTATGAGATTGTAGACTGTAATATTGGGTTCAAGTCTTATGTTTCCACCATGAAAGTTGTACCTTATAATAATGGtgaaaatgatgaagataatgGTTGTTTGATTGAATGGTCATTCGTTGTTGACCCAATTCAAGGGTGGGAACTAGAAACTTTGGTTTCTAAGTTTGATTCTGGTTTGCAACGTACGGCATCAAagattgaagcaactcttaacaACAA AGCCACAAATGTTTCTGGATGGGGTTAA
- the LOC113353627 gene encoding lachrymatory-factor synthase-like isoform X1 encodes MSFTPRFLMSKKVQYYTAKMVMEITPESKWEGKVQAKLEGPKADQVWIILQDFFNLHKWFPSLTTCYGIEGISGQPGCIRYCAGSSIPASSSINGRDGDVTITNWSTERLVDIDSVQRSITYEIVDCNIGFKSYVSTMKVVPYNNGENDEDNGCLIEWSFVVDPIQGWELETLVSKFDSGLQRTASKIEATLNNKATNVSGWG; translated from the exons ATGTCCTTTACGCCACGTTTTCTTATGAGCAAGAAAG TCCAGTACTACACGGCCAAGATGGTAATGGAGATTACACCAGAATCAAAGTGGGAAGGCAAAGTACAGGCAAAACTAGAAGGACCGAAAGCAGATCAAGTATGGATAATTTTACAAGATTTTTTCAATTTACATAAATGGTTTCCCTCTCTCACTACTTGTTATGGAATCGAAGGTATTTCAGGCCAACCCGGTTGTATCCGTTATTGTGCTGGGTCGAGTATTCCAGCATCATCATCCATTAATGGCCGTGATGGTGATGTTACGATAACCAATTGGTCAACGGAGAGACTAGTTGATATCGACTCAGTTCAACGGAGTATAACTTATGAGATTGTAGACTGTAATATTGGGTTCAAGTCTTATGTTTCCACCATGAAAGTTGTACCTTATAATAATGGtgaaaatgatgaagataatgGTTGTTTGATTGAATGGTCATTCGTTGTTGACCCAATTCAAGGGTGGGAACTAGAAACTTTGGTTTCTAAGTTTGATTCTGGTTTGCAACGTACGGCATCAAagattgaagcaactcttaacaACAA AGCCACAAATGTTTCTGGATGGGGTTAA
- the LOC113353627 gene encoding lachrymatory-factor synthase-like isoform X3, translated as MVMEITPESKWEGKVQAKLEGPKADQVWIILQDFFNLHKWFPSLTTCYGIEGISGQPGCIRYCAGSSIPASSSINGRDGDVTITNWSTERLVDIDSVQRSITYEIVDCNIGFKSYVSTMKVVPYNNGENDEDNGCLIEWSFVVDPIQGWELETLVSKFDSGLQRTASKIEATLNNKATNVSGWG; from the exons ATGGTAATGGAGATTACACCAGAATCAAAGTGGGAAGGCAAAGTACAGGCAAAACTAGAAGGACCGAAAGCAGATCAAGTATGGATAATTTTACAAGATTTTTTCAATTTACATAAATGGTTTCCCTCTCTCACTACTTGTTATGGAATCGAAGGTATTTCAGGCCAACCCGGTTGTATCCGTTATTGTGCTGGGTCGAGTATTCCAGCATCATCATCCATTAATGGCCGTGATGGTGATGTTACGATAACCAATTGGTCAACGGAGAGACTAGTTGATATCGACTCAGTTCAACGGAGTATAACTTATGAGATTGTAGACTGTAATATTGGGTTCAAGTCTTATGTTTCCACCATGAAAGTTGTACCTTATAATAATGGtgaaaatgatgaagataatgGTTGTTTGATTGAATGGTCATTCGTTGTTGACCCAATTCAAGGGTGGGAACTAGAAACTTTGGTTTCTAAGTTTGATTCTGGTTTGCAACGTACGGCATCAAagattgaagcaactcttaacaACAA AGCCACAAATGTTTCTGGATGGGGTTAA
- the LOC113351486 gene encoding uncharacterized protein LOC113351486: MVAEVLSLIIKRDASTELISGFSPSPQGTIINYLQFADDLIIFTDDNTEQIPNLKNILFAFELISGLRVNFKKSGVVPVGETQNARACVNCSCVKFPINNLGIPLGSKSNATSIWEVILQRFQKKKIKWMAKKIHF, translated from the coding sequence ATGGTTGCTGAAGTTCTTTCCCTCATTATTAAGAGAGATGCCTCTACGGAGCTTATCTCTGGATTCAGTCCATCCCCTCAAGGCACTATCATTAATTACCTTCAGTTTGCAGATGATCTTATTATCTTTACTGATGATAATACTGAACAGATCCCAAATTTGAAGAACATCTTATTTGCTTTTGAGCTCATTTCTGGCCTTAGAGTTAATTTCAAGAAAAGTGGAGTGGTGCCTGTGGGAGAGACTCAAAATGCTAGAGCTTGTGTTAATTGTTCATGTGTTAAATTTCCTATTAATAACTTGGGTATTCCTCTGGGCAGTAAATCAAATGCTACTTCTATTTGGGAAGTTATTCTGCAGAGattccagaaaaaaaaaattaagtggaTGGCAAAGAAAATACATTTCTAA